The region TTCGCTGGGCACCTGAACGACCTTCTTGTCGCCTTCGGTCATGCCGGGCAGCGCGCTGTCGAGACCGGGGATGATCTGACCCGAACCCACAACGAATTCCAGCGGGTCACGACCCTCAGAACTGTCAAAAGTGGTGCCGTCTTGTAGCGTGCCGGTATAGTGAATCTGTACTGTGTCGCCGGATTTGACCTCAGCCATTGTCGTCTCCAATTTGTCAGGGGAAAAGGGAAGGAGGCCGCGTATCTGCGCGGGTGCTCCAAATTCCGCGACAGCATGAAGATTGTGCGCCTGAGAGTAAACCCCCAGTCCTGGCCGATTGGGGAATTCGCCCCTTTTCGCCGCTGCGCCTGCGTGCAACTGTGCCGCGACATGGAAAGGGAGAGCCAGTCAGATGCCTATCACCACCTGCGTTTTCGACGCCTATGGGACCCTGTTCGACGTGGCCGCCGCCGCCCGCGAAGCGGCCAAAGAGCCAGCCTTTGACGCCATCGCCGACACATGGCCGCAACTGGCAGAACACTGGCGCCTCAAGCAGTTGCAATATTCATGGCTCCGCGCCGTAACCGGGGCGCATGATGATTTTTGGCAGGTCACCCAAGAGGGACTCGACTGGTCGCTGGAGAAATTGGGCGTGGCCGATGACCCTGCTCTACGCGAGCGTTTGCTGGCGCTTTATTGGGAACTTCAGGCCTTCGCGGAAGTCCCCGCCATGCTGCGCGCGCTGAAAGACGGCGGCCTGAACACTGCGATCCTGTCGAACGGCTCGCCTGCGATGTTGGACGGCGCTGTGCAATCGGCGGGAATCAGTGATCTCTTGGATGTGTCGCTCTCGGTCGAAAGCGTTGGCGTCTTCAAACCGCACGCTTCGGTTTATGATTTGGTCGGAGAGCACTACGGCTGCGCTAAGGATGAAGTGCTGTTCGTCTCGTCCAACGGTTGGGACGCGGCGGCGGCGACGGGCTATGGGTTCACCACCGCATGGGTGAACCGGGGCGGCGATCCGGTGGACAGGCTGCCATGGAAACCTGCGCATCAGTTGCGAGACCTCAGCGGCATCCCTGCACTGGCGGGCCTCTGATGGCACGTTTCACCACCTCCGACGGGCTGTCGCTGTATTACACGGATGAAGGAGACGGGCTGCCGATCCTCTGCCTTGCGGGCCTCACCCGCACCGGGGCGGATTTCGACTACCTCGCCCCGCATCTGTCCGAACATCGCTTGATCCGCATGGATTACCGGGGCCGAGGACGCTCGGACTTTGACAAGAATTGGAAGAATTACGCGCTGCCAGTCGAATGCCGCGACGTGCTGGAACTGCTGGCGCATCTGGAGTTGGAGCAGGTCGCCATCATCGGCACCTCGCGCGGCGGGCTTAACGCGATGGGGCTGGCGATGGTCGCCCATGACCACCTGCTGGGCGTGGCGCTGAATGACGTCGGGCCCGAGCTTGACGCCAAGGGCATCGAGTTCATCATGGGCTATCTGGGCCGCAACCCCGCCGCCAAGACCTATGAAGAGGCCGCCGCCGCGATGGCCCGTGCCTTCCCCGAGTTTCGCGGCGTACCAGAAAGCCGCTGGCTGGAAGAGGTGCAACGTCATTACACGGCGACCGAAGACGGGTTAAGGATCACCTACGACCCGCACCTGCGCGACGCGGTTGCCACCGCAGGCCAGCCGACGCCCGATCTATGGCCGTTTTTCGACGCCCTTCAAGGCCTGCCACTGGCTGCGATCAGGGGCGCAAACTCGACCTTACTGAGCCGCGAAACGCTGATGCAAATGCAGGCGCGGCGGCCTGACATGATCACTGCCGAAGTACCGGATCGCGGTCACGTGCCGTTTCTCGACGAACCCGAGGCGCTGGCCGCGCTGCACGAATGGATAGGACAATTGCAATGAACATCGACATGATCCGCGCCTCTGCCGCCCGCGCAGAGGGCCATGTGCGGCGCACGCCCCTGCTGAACTCGCATTTTTTGGATGAGATCGCAGGCCGTCGCGTCTGGATCAAACCGGAGTGCCTGCAACATACCGGCAGCTTCAAGTTTCGCGGTGCATGGTCGGCGCTGTCAGCACTTGCACCAGAGGCGCGTGCCAAGGGTGTCATCGCCTATTCCAGCGGCAACCACGCGCAGGGCGTGGCGCTGGCGTCGAAAATGCACGGTGCACCCGCCGTAATTATCATGCCCAAAGACAGCCCGCGCCTGAAGATCGCCAACACCCGAGCCTATGGGGCCGAGGTCGTACTCTATGACCGCGCGGGGGAAAGCCGCGAAGAGATTGGCGCGAAACTGGCGGAGGAGCGCGGCCTGACACTGATCAAACCCTATGACGAGCCGCAGGTGATCGCGGGCCAAGGCACCACGGGGCTGGAAATTGCGCAGCAGGCAGCCGAGGCCGGGATCGAGAACGCTGATGTGATTGTCTGCTGTGGCGGTGGCGGTCTGACCTCCGGCATCGCGCTGGCGCTAGAGGCCGAGGCCCCCACCCTCCGCGTGCGCCCGGCGGAGCCGGAAGGCTTTGACGATGCCACGCGATCACTGGCGCAAGGCAAGATCGTGGGCAACGACCGGCCCCTCGGATCGATCTGCGATGCCATCGTGACGCCTCAGCCGGGTGATCTTACCTTTCCGATCATGCAGCGGCTCGCCGGCCCCGGATTGGTGGTGAGTGACGATGAGGCTTTGCAGGCGATGGCGCAGGCCTTCAACCGGCTGAAACTGGTGACTGAACCGGGCGGCGCGGTGGCGCTGGCGGCAGCGTTGTTCCGTGGGGATGAGATTGAGGGGGACGACGTGATCGTCACGATCTCTGGCGGGAATGTTGACGCGGACATGTTTGCGCGGGCCTTGCAGACGCTGAGATAAGAGCGAGGGCAGCGCCGCCCCTGGAGAGGGGGCAGGTCGGCGAGGCCCGACCTATGGGGGCGGAACTGTTCTAAAGCCTCCTGTCTTTGACCTTCTATCTTCGCACGATATGATGGCAATCAGCGCGCCATAAGGAGATACCCCATGCAGATATTCGACAGCGGCGAGGTGCAACTCCACTACCGCGTTGACGGACCGGAAGATGGCGCGCCCGTTGTCTTTGCCAATTCGCTTGGCACCGACTTGCGCCTGTGGGATCCGATCCTGCCGCTGCTCGCCCCCGGCCTGCGCATCATTCGCTTTGACAAACGCGGCCACGGTCTGTCGTCCTGCCCGCCTGCGCCCTATTCTATGGGCTCGCTGATCACCGATACCGAACGCCTGCTCGACCACCTCAACGTTCGCGACTGCGTTTTTGTCGGCCTGTCGATTGGCGGCATGATTGCGCAGGGACTGGCTGTCAAACGCCTCGACATGATCCGCGCGCTGGTGCTGAGCAACACCGCCACCAAGATCGGCAACCGGGACATCTGGGCTGAGCGGATCGCGGCGGTGGAACAGGGCGGCATCGAGAGCCTTGCAGATGCGGTAATGGAGCGCTGGTTCTCGGCACATTTCCGCGCCACGCCGGAACTGGCGCTGTGGCGCAACATGCTCACCCGCCAGCCCGACGCGGGCTATGCGGGCTGTTCGGCGGCGATCTCGCACAGTGATTTCATGACCCCGACATCCGGCCTGCGCCTGCCCGCGCTTGGCATCGCAGGGTCCGAGGACGGCTCCACCCCGCCCGATCTGGTGCGCGAGCTGATGGACCTGATCCCGGCCTCCAAGTTCAAGCTGATCCGCCGTGCCGGGCACCTGCCTTGCGTCGAGCAACCGCAAGAATACGCCGAGATACTGAACGATTTCCTCGTCAGTACTGGCCATATCCCTAAGCAGAAGGGCTAAACATGGCCGCCAGTGTTTTTGACAGCACCCTTTACGCGCGCCTTTTCGACTGTGGCGAGGCTGGGCGGCTTTTCACTGACAGCGCCGCCGTGCGTGCTATGCTGCTGGTCGAAGGGGCGCTGGCTAAGGTGCAAGGGGCCCAAGGCGTGATCCCCGAACTCAGCGCCGCCGCGATCCACCGCGCTAGCCTCGAGATCCGCGTCGATCCCGGTTCGCTGGCCGAGGCGACGGGGCAAAACGGCGTCAGCGTGCCCGCCCTGCTCGACCAGTTCCGCTCAGAAATGCAGGCGCCTGAACACGCGCAATACGTCCACTGGGGCGCCACCTCGCAGGATATCATCGACACCGCACTGATGTTGCGCCTGCGCCAAGCCCTGTTACTGGCCGAGACGGATCTGCGTGAGATTATCAAGACGCTGGCCAAAGCCGCCAAGGACCACGCGCATTTGCCCATGCCCGCACGCACCTATGGCCAGCATGCCACGCCCACATCTTTCGGAGCGGTACTGGCGGAATGGGGCATGCCGCTGATGGATGCGCTTGAGGCGCTGCCTGACCTGCGCAGGTCAACGCTTTGGGTGTCACTCTCAGGTGCGGCAGGCACGGCTTCGGCCCTTGGCCCCGACCCGGCGAAAACCCGTGCCGACCTCGCCCGCGCACTCGGGCTGAATGATCCCAAACGCAGCTGGCATAGCGATCGCAGCCCGATCCTGCGCATCGTCGACTGGCAAGGCCGTGTCATGGCGGCACTGGCGCATTTGGGTTACGCGCTGTTGGGGCTGACCAACAGCGACACGCAGGAACTGGCACTTGGGGTGACAGGTGCCTCATCCACCATGCCCCAAAAACAAAACCCGGTGTCGCCTTCGGCGCTGGTGGCATTGAACCACCAGCACGGCGGTCTGCGTGCGACGTTGCAGGCAGCATCGGCGCATCAACATCAGCGCGATGGCGGGGCGTGGTTTGCCGAATGGCTGGCGCTGCCGCAAATCTGCCTCGGGACCGCCTCAGCGTTGCAACATGCCAAAAGGCTCAGCGCCGGGATCACCCCGCATCCGCTGCAAATGCATCACGCGCTTGAGGCCGGTCTGGGTCTGATCCACGCCGAAGCACTAAGCTTTGCGCTGGCCGAAAAGATGCCCCGCTGCGAGGCGCAGCGCGTCACCAAGGCGCTCTGCCTTGACGCGCTGGACAAACGCGTGCCGCTGGCCGATCTGGCGCGTGCGGATTATCCCGATCTGCCGCCCGACCTCTTCCGCGCGGAGGCCCAGCTTGGCCAAGCCCCCGCCGACGCCCTTGCCTTTGCCACCCGCGCGGACCACATCTGACCGGATGCCGCTGCCGCTGATCTTTATTCTTCTGACGGTGATGATTGATGCCATGGGCGTTGGTCTGATCCTGCCGGTGATGCCTGATCTGATCCGCGAAGTGCGGGGTGGTGGGCTGAGCGATGCCGCCCTATGGGGCGGGGTTCTGGCCACCGGCTTTGCCGCGATGCAGTTCCTATTCGGCCCTGTTCTGGGTGGGCTTTCCGACCGCTTTGGCCGCCGCCCGGTCTTGCTGCTGGCGCTGGTGGTGATGACCTTGGATTATGGCGTTATGGCGTTGGCGGGCAGCATCTGGTTGCTGTTGATCGGACGACTGGTGGGCGGTGTGACGGCGGCAACACATGCCACTGCCTCGGCCTATATGGCCGATATTTCTTCTACACAGGACCGCGCTGCGCGGTTTGGGTTGATTGGTGCGGCCTTTGGTGCGGGTTTTGTTCTTGGGCCGTTGATGGGCGGTATACTTGGCGAATATGGTACCCGCGCGCCCTTCTGGGCAGCGGCGATGCTGGCGGCAGGCAATGCCGCCCTCGGCTGGGCAGTTCTGCGCGAGACCCTGCCGCGAAAGCAGCGCCGCGCCTTCGACTGGCGCCGCGCCAACCCGCTGGGCGCGTTGCGCGCCCTTGGACGTCTGCCGGGCATTGGTCGCATGCTCATTGTCTATTTCATCTACCATGTGGGCTTTGCCGCATACCCGGCGGTCTGGGCCTATTTCGGCGTAGAGCGTTTCGGCTGGTCGCCCACGATGATCGGCGTCTCGCTTGGCCTTTTCGGTGTGCAGATGGCGCTGGTCCAAGGTGCGTTAATCGGCCCGGTGATCCGCCGCCTTGGCGCGCGGGGCACGGTGATCTTGGGCCACCTCTTTGCCCTTGCCGCCTTTGCTGCGCTCACCTTGTTGACCTCAGGCACTTGGGCGCTGATCATGACCCCGCTTGCCGCGCTGGCTGGTGTGATCCCCCCGGCGCTGCAGGGCATCATGTCGGCCCGCGTCAGCGCCGATGCCCAAGGCGAGTTGCATGGCGCGCTAAGCTCTTCGACCGCCTTGGCAATGATCATCTCTCCCCTGACGATGACGGCGGTCTTCGCCTATTTCACCGCACCCGGCGCCGCCCTCTACCTGCCCGGTGCGCCCTTTCTGCTGGCGCTTTTGCTGACCCTTGGCGGGCTGGTGATCTTTGTCAGCCGTCCTACCCCTACGTCACAGGGCGGCACTTCGCCGCGTTGAGCGGCTTCCCCGGCTTGCACCCCCGGCCCATCCGGGTCAGGCTGCTGGAAATCAAGTGAAAGGGACAGGCCATTGCAAACCATAAAAGCCGCCGTCTGCCATGCCTTTGAGAAGCCACTGAGCGTCGAAGACATCCGCCTGCGCGCACCGCTACCGGGTGAGGTCGAAGTGAGTTTGGATGCCGTGGCGATCTGCCACTCCGACATTTCTTTCGCCGAGGGCGGATGGGGCGGCGCCCTGCCTGCCGTCTACGGTCACGAAGCCGCAGGCCGCGTCAGCGCGGTGGGGCCGAATGTACAGGGCCTTGCCGAGGGCGACAGCGTGGTGGTGACCCTGATCCGCGCCTGCGGAAGCTGCCCCAACTGCGCCTCGGGCCGGCCAACGATCTGCGAAACACCGCAGCCCCCCGAAGGGCCGCTGCAAACCGTAGACGGGGCACCGCTTTATCAGGCGATGAGCACCGGCGGTTTTGCGGAAAAGGTGGTGGTAGACCGCTCGCAGGTCGTGAAAATCTCGCATGACATCCCCAAAGAGGCCGCTTGCTTGATCGCCTGTGGTGTGATCACCGGTGTCGGCGCTGTGGTCAATGCAGCGGGGCTGCGCGCGGGCCAAGATGTGGTGGTGATCGGCGCAGGCGGCGTCGGGTTGAACGCTATCCAAGGCGCGCGCATCGCTGGCGCACGACGGATTGTGGCGGTCGATATGACCGAAGACAAACTTGCCATCGCCCGCGAATTCGGCGCGACCGACACGGTGCTGGCGACCGAGGCCAAGCCATGGCGTGCGGCACTCAAAGCCATGGGGCGTGGGGCGGATGCCGTGATCGTCACCGTGGGCGCGATCCCCGCCTATGAAACCGCGCCGCGCTACCTTGCCGCCGGGGGCCGGGTGATCATGGTCGGCATGCCCCATAGCGGTGCAAGCGCCAGCTATGAACCGGTGGTCCTTGCGGCCCTGGGGCAAGGCATGGTCGGCTCGAAAATGGGCGATGTGGTGATCCAGCGGGATATCCCGTGGATGGTTGACCTCTATCTTCAGGGCCGTCTGCAACTCGACAGCCTGATCTCCGGGCGCTGGCGGCTGGATCAGATCAACGAGGCGATTGCCGACACCAAGACCGGTGCCGCGCGGCGCAATGTGATCCTGTTCAATCAACCCTAGGTCAGCGTTCCGGCAGATCGCCAATCAGAATGGCGCGGAAATCATTCACATTGGTCCCGGTGGGGCCGGTGTGAAACAGGGCATCTATCGCCTCGAACGCCCCGAAGGCATCGTTGCACTGCAACGCGCTGCGCGGGTCCACCCCTGCCGCGCGCATCGCGGCTGCCGTGTTGCCGTCGACAAATGCGCCCGCATTGTCCTCTGACCCGTCGATACCATCGGTGTCTGCTGCTAGGGCGGTGAGCACGTCCAGCCCCTCGACAGCCAGCGCCAAGGAAAGCGCAAATTCGCTGTTGCGTCCGCCGCGTCCCTTATGGCGCAGGGTCACCGTCGTCTCACCGCCCGAGAGCAGCACCAGTGGCGCAGGATGGGGAAAGCCGCTTTCCTGCGCCTGCCGGGCAAGGGCGGCATGCACCAGCGCCACCTCCCGCGCCTCGCCCTCGATCGCGTCTGAGAGAACCCACGCGTTCACCCCTCGCGCGCGGGCCGCCTCGGCAGCGGCGGCGAGCGATAGGCCCGCAGAGGCAATGATATGCGTGGTCGTGTTGCTGGGCGCGTCTTGCGCAGGCTGCTGCGCGGCTTCCCGTAAAAACGCCATGCAACGAGACGGCAATTCCAGCCCACGCGCCGCAACCTCCTCCAACACCTGTGCCGCAGACCGCCGCCCCGGCACCGTGGGGCCAGAGGCGACGGCACCGGGATCATCCCCCGGCACATCCGAGACGACAAGGCTCACCACCTGCGCAGGATAGGCCAGCTCCGCCAGCCGCCCGCCGTTGACCGTGCTGAACTGCTTGCGAATGTCGTTCATGACAGAGATCGGCGCGCCGGAGGCTAGAAGCGCAGAGTTCAGGGCCTGCAAATTCTCCAGCGTCAGCCCCTCGGGTGGGGCGGGCAGAAGCGACGAGCCACCGCCGCAAATCAGCGCGATTACCTGATCCTCTGGCCCTAGCCCCTGCACTGCGTCCTGCAAGGCCCGCGCTGCCTCTACCCCGGCCTGATCGGGCACCGGATGGGCGGCTTCCAGCACCTTGATCCGCTCACAGATCGCGCCGTAGCCATAGCGCGTGACCACGACACCTTCATAGGGATGCGGCCAGAACACCTCAAAGGCCTGCGCCAATTGCGCCGCTCCTTTGCCTGCGCCGATCACCACCGTGCGGCCCTTGGGCGGCGGCGGCAGCCTGTCCTTCAAGATTTGCCGCGGATCGGCGGCAGCGACGGCGGTGTCGAACAGCTCGGCCAAGAACTGGCGTTTTGGATCATTGAGGTTGGACATAGGGCACTCCGGCTGCTGCGGCGATCATGGCGGCGCGGATCCTGCTGTCAATCCGGCAGGGACCGGTCTTGATGCACAAACAGACAGTTGCGCGCACCCAGCAGGCCAAAGTCGGGGTCATTGCACAGGCCCAAGGGCAGCGCCTCGCGCCATTTGCTGTGCCGCCCGCCCGCGTTGAAGGCGGCGAGAAAGGCATCGTCAAAAATCCACGCGTTCTGCTGTGCCACGCCACCGGTCACGAAAACCCCGCCACGCGCGCCCAAGATCAAGCCCAGATCCCCTGCAACCCCGCCGAGATACTGCGCCATCAAGGCAACCGCGCAAGAGGCGCTCATGTCCTCCTTGGCCTTGGCCGCCGCGAAAATGGCCGCCGCCCCGTCAAGCCTGGCCGCTTCGCCCCTGACATTCGCGATGGCGCGATACCAATGAGGCATCCCGGTACCCGACAGGATCGCCTCGGCCTCAACTGCCAAGGCCTCGCCCATCTGCACCTCAGGCCAAAGCGCGATCAGAGCCTCGAAGTAGGCCACTTCCTCGGCGCTATGAGGGGTAAGCCGCAGATGCCCCCCCTCGCCCGGCACCGCCGTGGGCCGCGTACCTTGCCAAACCAAAGATCCCACGCCCAAGCCCGTCCCCGGCCCGATGATCACCCGCGCCCCCGGCTGCGGCGCGGGGCCGCCCTGAAGAAAGGTCACCTTTGCCGCGTCCAGCGTGGCCAAGGACCACGCCGCCGCCTCGAAGTCGTTGAGGAGCAGCACGTCGGAACGTGCGATCTTGCAGGCCCGCGCCAGATCACCACGCGAGATTGTGCGGTTGGCGTTGGTCATGCGAACTTGGTCGTCGACCACCACCCCGGCCACCGCGACAACCATACCGTCGGGGGGGCTGCCCATTTCTGCACAAAGCGCGGCACAGGCATCGGGCAGGGTCGTTTGACCTTCGGTGGAGTGCTCGCTTCGGCGCAATACGGCGCCTGTACTACCCATCGCAGCCAGACGCAGGTTGGTGCCGCCGATGTCACCTACAAGATACCACATATGTCTGCCCCAACCCGTTTGATTTCGGTGCAGGATGGCCCGCCTGCGCGACCAAGGTCAAACAACAAAAGACCCGCAAGCCGAGGCTTCCGGGTCTTGGTAACTCGTGCTGTCGATGTCGGTCAATCAGGCGCAACCGGCACAGTGGCCGTATCGTCGCCCTCAATCGCGGTACCGTCGTCGACGATCACCTCGTCTTCGGTGCCGGGGGCGGTCGCGACTTCTTCGCCGGTCCAGAAAACAATGATGCCGATGCCGAAAATCACGACGATCGCCATGCCGATCAACGGCCATTTGTGACGGCTTTCCTGCTTTTTCAGATTTGTGTCTGGTGGACTCATGATCCGCTCCCTTTCGCTGGCTTCGGGCTGTGCCGCGCAACACCACGCCGCGCGCGGCCCTTGTTACAGGGCCAACCCGGCGGACCGTGCCAAAGTTCCCGGAGCCTGGAAGGTTTCACAAAAGCGCCATCAACTCCGCCATCGCCCGGCGATAGCCCGCTACGATC is a window of Sulfitobacter sp. W027 DNA encoding:
- a CDS encoding alpha/beta fold hydrolase; translation: MARFTTSDGLSLYYTDEGDGLPILCLAGLTRTGADFDYLAPHLSEHRLIRMDYRGRGRSDFDKNWKNYALPVECRDVLELLAHLELEQVAIIGTSRGGLNAMGLAMVAHDHLLGVALNDVGPELDAKGIEFIMGYLGRNPAAKTYEEAAAAMARAFPEFRGVPESRWLEEVQRHYTATEDGLRITYDPHLRDAVATAGQPTPDLWPFFDALQGLPLAAIRGANSTLLSRETLMQMQARRPDMITAEVPDRGHVPFLDEPEALAALHEWIGQLQ
- a CDS encoding haloacid dehalogenase type II; its protein translation is MPITTCVFDAYGTLFDVAAAAREAAKEPAFDAIADTWPQLAEHWRLKQLQYSWLRAVTGAHDDFWQVTQEGLDWSLEKLGVADDPALRERLLALYWELQAFAEVPAMLRALKDGGLNTAILSNGSPAMLDGAVQSAGISDLLDVSLSVESVGVFKPHASVYDLVGEHYGCAKDEVLFVSSNGWDAAAATGYGFTTAWVNRGGDPVDRLPWKPAHQLRDLSGIPALAGL
- a CDS encoding glycerate kinase, with amino-acid sequence MSNLNDPKRQFLAELFDTAVAAADPRQILKDRLPPPPKGRTVVIGAGKGAAQLAQAFEVFWPHPYEGVVVTRYGYGAICERIKVLEAAHPVPDQAGVEAARALQDAVQGLGPEDQVIALICGGGSSLLPAPPEGLTLENLQALNSALLASGAPISVMNDIRKQFSTVNGGRLAELAYPAQVVSLVVSDVPGDDPGAVASGPTVPGRRSAAQVLEEVAARGLELPSRCMAFLREAAQQPAQDAPSNTTTHIIASAGLSLAAAAEAARARGVNAWVLSDAIEGEAREVALVHAALARQAQESGFPHPAPLVLLSGGETTVTLRHKGRGGRNSEFALSLALAVEGLDVLTALAADTDGIDGSEDNAGAFVDGNTAAAMRAAGVDPRSALQCNDAFGAFEAIDALFHTGPTGTNVNDFRAILIGDLPER
- a CDS encoding TCR/Tet family MFS transporter yields the protein MPLPLIFILLTVMIDAMGVGLILPVMPDLIREVRGGGLSDAALWGGVLATGFAAMQFLFGPVLGGLSDRFGRRPVLLLALVVMTLDYGVMALAGSIWLLLIGRLVGGVTAATHATASAYMADISSTQDRAARFGLIGAAFGAGFVLGPLMGGILGEYGTRAPFWAAAMLAAGNAALGWAVLRETLPRKQRRAFDWRRANPLGALRALGRLPGIGRMLIVYFIYHVGFAAYPAVWAYFGVERFGWSPTMIGVSLGLFGVQMALVQGALIGPVIRRLGARGTVILGHLFALAAFAALTLLTSGTWALIMTPLAALAGVIPPALQGIMSARVSADAQGELHGALSSSTALAMIISPLTMTAVFAYFTAPGAALYLPGAPFLLALLLTLGGLVIFVSRPTPTSQGGTSPR
- a CDS encoding threonine/serine dehydratase; translated protein: MNIDMIRASAARAEGHVRRTPLLNSHFLDEIAGRRVWIKPECLQHTGSFKFRGAWSALSALAPEARAKGVIAYSSGNHAQGVALASKMHGAPAVIIMPKDSPRLKIANTRAYGAEVVLYDRAGESREEIGAKLAEERGLTLIKPYDEPQVIAGQGTTGLEIAQQAAEAGIENADVIVCCGGGGLTSGIALALEAEAPTLRVRPAEPEGFDDATRSLAQGKIVGNDRPLGSICDAIVTPQPGDLTFPIMQRLAGPGLVVSDDEALQAMAQAFNRLKLVTEPGGAVALAAALFRGDEIEGDDVIVTISGGNVDADMFARALQTLR
- the pcaD gene encoding 3-oxoadipate enol-lactonase, with the protein product MQIFDSGEVQLHYRVDGPEDGAPVVFANSLGTDLRLWDPILPLLAPGLRIIRFDKRGHGLSSCPPAPYSMGSLITDTERLLDHLNVRDCVFVGLSIGGMIAQGLAVKRLDMIRALVLSNTATKIGNRDIWAERIAAVEQGGIESLADAVMERWFSAHFRATPELALWRNMLTRQPDAGYAGCSAAISHSDFMTPTSGLRLPALGIAGSEDGSTPPDLVRELMDLIPASKFKLIRRAGHLPCVEQPQEYAEILNDFLVSTGHIPKQKG
- a CDS encoding glucokinase, with translation MWYLVGDIGGTNLRLAAMGSTGAVLRRSEHSTEGQTTLPDACAALCAEMGSPPDGMVVAVAGVVVDDQVRMTNANRTISRGDLARACKIARSDVLLLNDFEAAAWSLATLDAAKVTFLQGGPAPQPGARVIIGPGTGLGVGSLVWQGTRPTAVPGEGGHLRLTPHSAEEVAYFEALIALWPEVQMGEALAVEAEAILSGTGMPHWYRAIANVRGEAARLDGAAAIFAAAKAKEDMSASCAVALMAQYLGGVAGDLGLILGARGGVFVTGGVAQQNAWIFDDAFLAAFNAGGRHSKWREALPLGLCNDPDFGLLGARNCLFVHQDRSLPD
- a CDS encoding lyase family protein yields the protein MAASVFDSTLYARLFDCGEAGRLFTDSAAVRAMLLVEGALAKVQGAQGVIPELSAAAIHRASLEIRVDPGSLAEATGQNGVSVPALLDQFRSEMQAPEHAQYVHWGATSQDIIDTALMLRLRQALLLAETDLREIIKTLAKAAKDHAHLPMPARTYGQHATPTSFGAVLAEWGMPLMDALEALPDLRRSTLWVSLSGAAGTASALGPDPAKTRADLARALGLNDPKRSWHSDRSPILRIVDWQGRVMAALAHLGYALLGLTNSDTQELALGVTGASSTMPQKQNPVSPSALVALNHQHGGLRATLQAASAHQHQRDGGAWFAEWLALPQICLGTASALQHAKRLSAGITPHPLQMHHALEAGLGLIHAEALSFALAEKMPRCEAQRVTKALCLDALDKRVPLADLARADYPDLPPDLFRAEAQLGQAPADALAFATRADHI
- a CDS encoding Zn-dependent alcohol dehydrogenase; the protein is MQTIKAAVCHAFEKPLSVEDIRLRAPLPGEVEVSLDAVAICHSDISFAEGGWGGALPAVYGHEAAGRVSAVGPNVQGLAEGDSVVVTLIRACGSCPNCASGRPTICETPQPPEGPLQTVDGAPLYQAMSTGGFAEKVVVDRSQVVKISHDIPKEAACLIACGVITGVGAVVNAAGLRAGQDVVVIGAGGVGLNAIQGARIAGARRIVAVDMTEDKLAIAREFGATDTVLATEAKPWRAALKAMGRGADAVIVTVGAIPAYETAPRYLAAGGRVIMVGMPHSGASASYEPVVLAALGQGMVGSKMGDVVIQRDIPWMVDLYLQGRLQLDSLISGRWRLDQINEAIADTKTGAARRNVILFNQP